CAATTACATCGCCCTGCTGGGCTGGAATCCCAAGGATGACCGGGAGATCTTCTCGCTGGACGAACTGAAGAAGATATTCAATATATCGGGGCTGAACAATTCTCCGGCCATCTTCGACCCCGACAAGCTGAAGTGGATGAACGGCGAGTATATCCGCAAGCTGGCCCCGGAGCAGTTCAACGATCTGGCAAAGCCCTATTATCAGAAGGCCGTCAAACGAACGGATATCGATCTTCTTAAACTCAGCAAGCTGGTTCAACTGAGGACCGAGGTTTTGAGTGACATCCCCGGGATAGTTGATTTTATTGACACCCTGCCGGAATACGATGTTTCGCTTTACGTCAACAAGAAGATGAAGACCGACCCGGCCATCTCTCTGGAGTCGTTAAAGCTGGCCCTGGCTGTGCTGGAAGATCTGGAGATTTGGGAACACCAGACGATACATGATGCCCTGTTCGGGCTGATAGAGACCCAGGGGCTGAAGACCGGGCAGATGCTGTGGCCCATCCGCACCGCCCTGTCCGGCAAGGAGAGCTCGCCCGGCGGGGCCATCGACCTAGCCGAGGTGCTGGGCAAAGAGGAAACCATTCTAAGAATTACAACGGGAATAGGTTTATTATCAAAACCAAGCTAAAAGGACCAATATGAAAAGGTACTTTTCGTTAGTCCTGCTTTGTTCGATACTTTATTTACCCCTTTGGGCCGGCGCCCAGGAAACCATTCCCGTTCCGGATACATTGAAAACCGATAGTACTGAGATTGTGATCGTTGTCCCGGCCAATGACACATTGGCGGCCGACACCATTATAGCAAGACCCGTAGGCGGCCCTGTTTATGGAGTAACCCAAAATTATAAGCCATCTACACCTGGCACTAGGGTTGTTTATCCCCGGGAAATAGCCGCCACCCCCAACGCCAACATAATTTCGATATTATCGGCCACCAATGGCGTGGTGAACGGAAACGGCTCTCTTTATTTTCGGGGAAGCCGTTCCGATGAGATAGCCTATTTTATAGACGGTTTTAATGTAACCGAACAATACACTGGAGAGATCGCTACCCCTATCAATTTGGCGGCTATTGAAGAATTATCCGTAACTACCGGCGGCTGGGGCGTTGAAACTGGCGACGCCATGGGCGGTGTGGTCAATTTCAAAACCAAGGAATATTCGGATAAATTCAACATTTTCGGCAAATGGACCACAGAGCCAAGCCGTAATGGTAATAAATTTGAAACGGCGCTGGGCGGAGCTCTGCCGTTCTATAAGAATATATCATACTTACTTTCGGCCGAGACCGATAACGGCGACGATATCCGGCCCTGTTTTATGCCGGAGAAATTTTACGTGCCCGATCCTTCCAAAGATTACTTATGGGTCGATACTCTACGTTATAGCTATTCTACTTGGGATTCAATCTCCTTGGGATGGACGGGTGGTTGGGAAGATTCCACAGATGGAGCCTGGCAGGCGGAAAAGGCCCAAAGAATAGCCGATGGTTGGGTTCGTGGCTGGAAGGAAAGTGATGCAGAATATCTGCCGCATAGCGATTATAATAAATACCGCATCACGGGAAAAGCAAGCTACAAGATACAGCCACTTGACGCAAAATTGAGCCTCTTAGGCATAGCCACCAGGGATCAAGAAGCACGTTACAATGCTTCTTGGAAATATAATCTGGACGGCTATTATTCAAAACTACAAAAATCCCACTTGCTGGGCGCGACATGGACACACAGCATCGCCAACAAGATCAACTATACTCTCAAGCTAAGCAAACATCACAGCCAGACCCAATCGGGAATACGCGATACCATAGCAGAGAAAACTAGAAGCTGGTGGGAGGATTATACATTCCTTTCCGATACCGATGCCGACGGCGACAGCATGTATGATGCATATGAAGGTCAGGCCTACAGCTCAAACGATGTTGATAACCCCTACGGCGTGGACGGCATATTTTACACTACCGGACTGGCCAGAGTTTGGGAAAAGTCTTTTTCTGATTATGCCTCGGGAAAACTTGACGTTTCTTCGCGGATTAATGAATATAATAGACTTTCCGGTGGTGTTGAGTTTAAGAAATACCGTGTTTATAAAAAATATAATTCCTTGCCTTGGGAACCATTAGCATCTTATTACAGCCCGGTTGGGGTATTTGTCCAAAGCTATGACTTTAAGCCGGAAACCCGTGCTATTTATATTCAAGAACATTTTATTTATGACAAGATAGCAATTAATGCTGGTCTGCGGTTTAATCATGTGAATTTAGGGGACTCTTTCAATTACACCAACTTTTTCTGGCTTACGGATTCAACACCGCTTTACGAAAAAAGAAAAAGTACGGCGAGCTTGGGCACTAATATTACTTATTTATTGTTTCCTTCAACCCACGTTGAATGCGGCTTTAACCAATACTATCAAATACCTGCCTGGGATGATTTTTATAAAAAAATTCACTTGAGCCTATATTCTGTTAACACCTTGGCTGATTATCAAAAAACTACCCTTTACGAAACTGGCATAACCCATCAAATAAATACAAACACAGCCGTAAACGCTAATTTCTATTATAAAAATATTAATAATATACTTCAGTCACGAGAAATGCTGGACTCGACCACGGGACTTAATTATATATATTATTATTATTACGGGGATTATGGAACTGTGAAGGGTTTCGAACTAAATTTAGATCATAAAACCGATTACTTTATAGGTCAATTCAATTACAGCTACAGCAAGGCCCTGTCAGCCATTAAAGATAACGACAGTAATAATATTGTTATGAATTACAATCAATCCGGCAAATTCAAACTTGTAACTAATTTTTATTCCGGAGATAACTTCGGCCCCAAAGTAGCTAATTTTCACCCCTTGGCAAATATCACGCTTGGGCTGACCAATAATTTAGGAACCGGTTTCCCCTATACCCATAAAGACCTAAAAGGAAACACTATTGGCAATTTGAACGACTCATTATTGCCTTCTTACTGGTATACCGATCTGCTGATATCCAAAAAAATGAATTTCAATAAAGTCAACTTATCTTTGGATCTGGAAATATTGAACTTATTTGATAGAAAGAATGTCAGCGGCCTTTATTCGGTCACAGGAGAAGTTAATTATGACGGTAAATTTTTCGATCTGAGTGAATTTATTGCCCTTGGAAATACACCCGACAGTATTTCTTATACTGTTGATGGTAACGGACTCCCGGTAATGGTTCCCAATCCCTATTACAGCAAATGGAGGGATTTGAACAGCGATGGAACTATTGATCCCTATGAAAATTATAATAGCTACATCACTGCCTGGAACGATTATATCTCTGACCCGTTCAACCCATACCGTGTGCCTTATTCAAGCGCTTACCTGGCACCGCGAAGATTTAAACTAGCCTTAAGCGTATCTTTTTAACGATTCAACAATAATCAAAATAACTAAAACCCCGGGCACGCTAAATACATTTTAAACAATACCTTTGCGATCTTAGCGTCTTCGCGGTAAAAGAGAAAATCAATATGAACCACACCGAAAACACCAAGACCCCCATCGAAGGCGCGGCCGCCACCAATTTCATCCGCGAGGCGGTGGCCGAGGACCTTAAGAGCGGCCGCTTCAAATCGGTCCACACCCGCTTTCCCCCGGAGCCCAACGCCTACCTGCACATCGGCCACGCCAAGGCCATCTGGATAGACTACGGCATTGCCCAGGAATTCGGCGGGCTGTTCAATCTGCGGTTCGACGATACCAACCCGGCCAGGGAGGAGCAGGAGTTCGTGGACGCCATCATCCAGGACGTCAAATGGCTGGGGGCCGATTTCGGCGGCCGGCTGTTCTTCGCCTCGGATTATTTCGAGCAGATGTACCAATGGGCCGAGGAGCTGATCAAAAAGGGCCAGGCCTATGTCTGCGATCTGGCGGCCGAGGAGGTCAGCAAGACCAGGGGAACCCTGACCGAGCCGGGCAGGAACAGCCCCAATCGCGACCGTTCGGTGGATGAGAACCTGGGCCTGTTCCGTCGGATGAAGGCCGGGGAATTCCCCGACGGTTCCAAGACCTTAAGGGCCAAGATAGACATGACCCATCCAAATCTGAACCTGCGCGACCCGGTGATGTACCGCATTCTGCACACTCCCCACCACCGCCAGGGCGACAAGTGGTGCCTCTATCCCATGTACGACTGGGCCCACGGCCTGGAGGATTCCATCGAGGGCATCACCCATTCGCTATGTTCGCTGGAGTATGAGGACCACCGCCCGCTGTACGACTGGTTTTTGGACCAGCTGGGCATCTATCACCCCCGCCAGATCGAATTCGCCCGCTTGAACCTGTCCTACACCGTGATGAGCAAAAGAAAATTCATCGACATGGTCAAGACTAAAAAGGTGACAGGCTACGACGATCCCCGGCTCTCCACTCTGGCCGGAATGCGCCGCCGGGGTTTCTCCTCGCTGGCCATCAAGAATTTCTGCGAGCGGATAGGCGTGGCCAAGCGCGACAGCCTGGTGGATCATGCCCTGCTGGAGCATTACGTTCGGGAAGACCTTAATAAAAGAGCGCCACGTTATATGGGGATACTCAATCCGGTCAAGGTGGTCATCACCAATTACCCGGAAGGCCAAAGCGAGGAGCTGGAGGCGGTCAACAACCCCGAGGACCCCACCGCCGGCACCCGAAAGGTCCCCTTCTCCCGGGAACTGTACCTGGAGCGGGACGACTTCATGGAGGAGCCGCACAAGAAATTCTACCGTTTGTCGCCGGGCCGCGAGGTGCGCCTGCGCTGGGCCTATTTCATCACCTGCACCGAGGCCATCAAGGATGCTTCAGGCAACATCACCGAACTGCGCTGCACCTACGACCCGGCCACCAAGGGCGGCGACGCCCCGGACGGCCGCAAGGTCAAGGCCACATTGCACTGGGTGTCGGCCAAGCATGCCATCACGGCCGAGGCCCGGCTGTATGACCGGTTGTTCACCAAGGAGAATCCCGACGATGCCCCCGAAGGGCAGGATTTTACCGCCAACCTAAATCCCGATTCGCTTAAAGTGATATCCGATTGCAAATGCGAACCGGCCCTGGCCCAGGTCAAGCCCGGCCAGGCCATCCAGCTGGAACGGCTGGCCTATTTCTGCGTGGACCCGGATTCCAGGGAAGGCAAGCTGGTGCTGAACCGGACGGTGCCGCTGAAGGAGTCCTGGGGCAAGACAGTAAAGGAGTAAATGATCCCACCCCTGCCCCTCCCCCAAAGCATTGGGAGAGGGGTTTTCAATTATTGAACTTATTTTACATCTATGCTAAAATTACCGACATGAAAGACATCAAGCTGAAAAAAGTAGAGTGGCTGTACCTGTGGTTCATCCTAGGGCTTTCCCTGCTGACGGTGGTCTTCCTGCGCAAACTGGACGGCTGGCCCCAGATCTTCTATATCTACGGGCTGACCCTGGCGGCCTACGCCTTGGTGATATTTCTCAACACCCGCTGGCCCAATAAAATCACCAAGAGCCTGCGCCACCTGGCGCCCTACGCCGGGATCCTGCCGGTCTTCCAGAGCCTGGGCTTCATCACCCATTATATCCGGCCCGATCTGGACAGCTACCTGATCAGGATAGACTATGTCCTGTTCGGGGTCCATCCCACCGTCTGGCTGGAGCGTTTCACCGTCCCCTGGATGGTGGACGTGCTGGCCCTGGCCTATTCCAGCTACTATTTTCTGCCGGTGGTCCTGGCGGTCTTTTTGCACTTCGACCAGAAACATCACGAGCTGGAGCATCTCTTTTTGGCTTTGACCCTGGGTTTCTTCATCTCCTACGTGGGATATCTGCTGGTGCCGGCCGTCGGGCCGCGCTTCACCCTGACCGGCCAGCAGGCCGGCCCGGTCAAGGGCCTGTTCTGGGGCAACCAGATCCTGGATTTTTTGACCGCCAACGAGTTCAACAAAAGGGATTGTTTCCCCTCCGGGCACACCGGCATAACATTGATCGTGTTGTATTACGCCCATGTCCATCATAAAAAACTGTTCGCCTTCCTGCTGCCGGTGGGGATTCTGCTGATACTGGCCACGGTATTCTTAAGACTGCACTATGTGATAGACGTCATCGCCGGGTTCGGCCTGGCCGCGCTGGCCATTTTCATCACCGAATTGTGGAATCCGCATTTCATCCCGTCAAGGGATAAAAACAAAGAGGCCGCCCAAAATTAGGGCGGCCTTTGTATATAACCTTATTGGTTTATTTTTAGGAGAGGGTTTCAAACCCTCTCCTAAAAATTTAAATTCCGAACGTGGAACAATCAAACGATCTTTTTCTCATACACCCGGTAGGTCTTGTAGATCCTGGCCCCCACCGCCTCGGCCAGCCGGTTCATCATAGTATTGTTCTCCAGCACCCAGGACAGCTCCCCTGTCCGGTAGCCCTTTTTAAGACCGTTCTCGAACACCCGGCTGATCAGCCCGGCCTCGATGCCCCGATGCTGGTAGTCACCGACCACCCCGGCGGTCATCACCCTGGCATGGGTGATCTCTCTTTTGTGCCACAGGAACTTGATCATCTCCAGCGGGCCCATCCTGCCGTTCAGTTTTTTAATGACGTAATTGTAATCCGGCAGGGCCCACAGCGAGCCCACCGGCTTTTGCCCGTCGAAGGCGAAGATCACGAAATCGGCATCCACTATGTCCTTGAAATTTTCGGCATAATGGTCTATCTCGTGTTCGGTCAGGGGCACAAAGCCCCAGTTATGGCTCCAGGCCTGGTTGTAAACCTCCTTGAATATCTTCACCTCCTGGGCGAATTTTTTTTTATCGATGCTCCGGAAGGTGATGCCGTGGCGCTCCACCCTCTGGGCCAGCATCCTCACCCGCCGGCCGTCCATCTTCTCCACGTCGAAGAAGTAGGCATACATATCCATGGCCTTTTCCAGCCCGCAGCCCTCGATCAATTTGGGATAATATGACGGGTTGTAGGTCATCTCTATCACCGGCGGAGAATCGAAGGCGTCTATCAGCAGGCCGGCGGTATCGTTGGTGGTGAAGTTGAACGGGCCCCGGATGGTATCCATGCCCTGATCTTTAATCCATCTCCCGGCGGCGGCAACAAGAGCCGCGGCGGCATTCTGGTCATCCAAGCATTCAAAGAAGCCGAAAAAGCCGCATTTTTCGTTATGAAACCGGTTGCTGTTGTCGTCAATGTGCGCGGAGATGCGCCCGATGTTCTTGCCGTCCTTTTGGGCCAGAAAATAGGCGGCCCGGGCATGTTCGAAGAAGGCATTTCTCCCGGCGTCCAGCATCTTGCGCTGTTCGGCGATCAGGGGCGGCACCCAATTGGGATCGTGGCCATAGATCGTCCAGGGCAGTTTTATGAAATCGTCGACATCCGCC
The nucleotide sequence above comes from Candidatus Edwardsbacteria bacterium. Encoded proteins:
- a CDS encoding glutamine--tRNA ligase/YqeY domain fusion protein, producing MNHTENTKTPIEGAAATNFIREAVAEDLKSGRFKSVHTRFPPEPNAYLHIGHAKAIWIDYGIAQEFGGLFNLRFDDTNPAREEQEFVDAIIQDVKWLGADFGGRLFFASDYFEQMYQWAEELIKKGQAYVCDLAAEEVSKTRGTLTEPGRNSPNRDRSVDENLGLFRRMKAGEFPDGSKTLRAKIDMTHPNLNLRDPVMYRILHTPHHRQGDKWCLYPMYDWAHGLEDSIEGITHSLCSLEYEDHRPLYDWFLDQLGIYHPRQIEFARLNLSYTVMSKRKFIDMVKTKKVTGYDDPRLSTLAGMRRRGFSSLAIKNFCERIGVAKRDSLVDHALLEHYVREDLNKRAPRYMGILNPVKVVITNYPEGQSEELEAVNNPEDPTAGTRKVPFSRELYLERDDFMEEPHKKFYRLSPGREVRLRWAYFITCTEAIKDASGNITELRCTYDPATKGGDAPDGRKVKATLHWVSAKHAITAEARLYDRLFTKENPDDAPEGQDFTANLNPDSLKVISDCKCEPALAQVKPGQAIQLERLAYFCVDPDSREGKLVLNRTVPLKESWGKTVKE
- a CDS encoding phosphatase PAP2 family protein — translated: MNLFYIYAKITDMKDIKLKKVEWLYLWFILGLSLLTVVFLRKLDGWPQIFYIYGLTLAAYALVIFLNTRWPNKITKSLRHLAPYAGILPVFQSLGFITHYIRPDLDSYLIRIDYVLFGVHPTVWLERFTVPWMVDVLALAYSSYYFLPVVLAVFLHFDQKHHELEHLFLALTLGFFISYVGYLLVPAVGPRFTLTGQQAGPVKGLFWGNQILDFLTANEFNKRDCFPSGHTGITLIVLYYAHVHHKKLFAFLLPVGILLILATVFLRLHYVIDVIAGFGLAALAIFITELWNPHFIPSRDKNKEAAQN
- a CDS encoding N-acetyltransferase, whose protein sequence is MPDNIIIKQAVGQADVDDFIKLPWTIYGHDPNWVPPLIAEQRKMLDAGRNAFFEHARAAYFLAQKDGKNIGRISAHIDDNSNRFHNEKCGFFGFFECLDDQNAAAALVAAAGRWIKDQGMDTIRGPFNFTTNDTAGLLIDAFDSPPVIEMTYNPSYYPKLIEGCGLEKAMDMYAYFFDVEKMDGRRVRMLAQRVERHGITFRSIDKKKFAQEVKIFKEVYNQAWSHNWGFVPLTEHEIDHYAENFKDIVDADFVIFAFDGQKPVGSLWALPDYNYVIKKLNGRMGPLEMIKFLWHKREITHARVMTAGVVGDYQHRGIEAGLISRVFENGLKKGYRTGELSWVLENNTMMNRLAEAVGARIYKTYRVYEKKIV
- a CDS encoding TonB-dependent receptor plug domain-containing protein; translated protein: MKRYFSLVLLCSILYLPLWAGAQETIPVPDTLKTDSTEIVIVVPANDTLAADTIIARPVGGPVYGVTQNYKPSTPGTRVVYPREIAATPNANIISILSATNGVVNGNGSLYFRGSRSDEIAYFIDGFNVTEQYTGEIATPINLAAIEELSVTTGGWGVETGDAMGGVVNFKTKEYSDKFNIFGKWTTEPSRNGNKFETALGGALPFYKNISYLLSAETDNGDDIRPCFMPEKFYVPDPSKDYLWVDTLRYSYSTWDSISLGWTGGWEDSTDGAWQAEKAQRIADGWVRGWKESDAEYLPHSDYNKYRITGKASYKIQPLDAKLSLLGIATRDQEARYNASWKYNLDGYYSKLQKSHLLGATWTHSIANKINYTLKLSKHHSQTQSGIRDTIAEKTRSWWEDYTFLSDTDADGDSMYDAYEGQAYSSNDVDNPYGVDGIFYTTGLARVWEKSFSDYASGKLDVSSRINEYNRLSGGVEFKKYRVYKKYNSLPWEPLASYYSPVGVFVQSYDFKPETRAIYIQEHFIYDKIAINAGLRFNHVNLGDSFNYTNFFWLTDSTPLYEKRKSTASLGTNITYLLFPSTHVECGFNQYYQIPAWDDFYKKIHLSLYSVNTLADYQKTTLYETGITHQINTNTAVNANFYYKNINNILQSREMLDSTTGLNYIYYYYYGDYGTVKGFELNLDHKTDYFIGQFNYSYSKALSAIKDNDSNNIVMNYNQSGKFKLVTNFYSGDNFGPKVANFHPLANITLGLTNNLGTGFPYTHKDLKGNTIGNLNDSLLPSYWYTDLLISKKMNFNKVNLSLDLEILNLFDRKNVSGLYSVTGEVNYDGKFFDLSEFIALGNTPDSISYTVDGNGLPVMVPNPYYSKWRDLNSDGTIDPYENYNSYITAWNDYISDPFNPYRVPYSSAYLAPRRFKLALSVSF